A DNA window from Pogona vitticeps strain Pit_001003342236 chromosome 2, PviZW2.1, whole genome shotgun sequence contains the following coding sequences:
- the LOC144586416 gene encoding uncharacterized protein LOC144586416, protein MRFSTYRMRMIQCGLFSHQSFGNSFKMPLEQRSYRLVLDLISLKPQKKMLLKVFPNRSTKDLMEATHWLCICGLIMAALLPVGWQMVLKDSTNESRWQSYERESAQSFTSNVKRHSEGTFTSDFTRHLDNLKARDFVHWLINTKRYSFSKRSIKEKPKTLKYPSGVVCWKKEI, encoded by the exons ATGCGATTCAGCACCTACAGGATGAGAATGATACAATGTGGGCTTTTCTCCCATCAGAGCTTTGGCAATTCATTCAAAATGCCTCTAG AACAACGATCCTACAGGCTCGTGTTGGACTTGATCTCTCTGAAGCCCCAGAAGAAAATGTTGCTGAAGGTCTTTCCAAATCGTTCCACAA AAGACCTGATGGAAGCAACACATTGGCTTTGTATTTGTGGACTGATCATGGCAGCCTTACTCCCAGTTGGCTGGCAGATGGTCCTGAAAGATTCAACCAATGAGTCTAG GTGGCAGTCTTATGAAAGGGAAAGCGCCCAGAGCTTTACTTCTAACGTCAAGAGACATTCCGAAGGCACCTTCACCAGTGATTTTACCCGACATCTGGACAATTTGAAAGCCAGGGATTTTGTGCATTGGCTCATCAATACCAAACGCTACAG CTTTTCAAAGAGGTCCATTAAAGAAAAGCCCAAGACCTTGAAGTACCCCTCTGGTGTTGTCTGTTGGAAAAAAG AGATATGA
- the LOC110074434 gene encoding exendin-4-like, whose product MNKITWLCVFGLVIAATLPTSWQMAIESRLVSEEENGAEHFLAKAKRHNEGTYGSDYTELMDREKAREFVQWLINQGATVPPGLV is encoded by the exons ATGAACAAAATCACCTGGTTATGTGTTTTTGGACTGGTCATAGCGGCTACACTTCCCACTAGTTGGCAAATGGCTATCGAATCACG GTTGGTTTCTGAAGAGGAAAATGGAGCTGAACACTTCCTTGCCAAAGCTAAGCGACACAATGAAGGAACATATGGCAGTGACTACACTGAACTCATGGACAGGGAGAAAGCAAGGGAATTTGTGCAATGGCTTATTAATCAAGG cgCTACAGTTCCTCCAGGTTTAGTTTGA